One Caldisalinibacter kiritimatiensis DNA window includes the following coding sequences:
- a CDS encoding bifunctional enoyl-CoA hydratase/phosphate acetyltransferase, translating to MNTLNDMLKAAVGQRTMKLALAASQDYQSLKAVIEAAEKGIVEPILVGDIEKTKEIATENRLDIEKYEKIDAPSLEESAKVAVKLVSDKKADFLMKGLIDTSILLKEVLNKDYGLRTDSLLSHVMVYEVPTYHKLLALTDGGMNLLPSLEDKVKILKNTIEVCKALGKDVIKVAVLAAKEKVNPKMPATVDADKLKQMGQDKKFGEEVIVEGPLALDLAVSKEAAKVKGVESKVAGDADVLLVPNIEMGNGVGKSLTYFAKGKSAGVIMGAKAPVVLVSRADTHESKLYSIALGSLIASNNK from the coding sequence ATGAATACTTTAAATGATATGTTAAAAGCAGCAGTAGGACAACGAACAATGAAACTTGCATTAGCAGCTTCACAAGACTATCAATCTTTAAAAGCAGTAATAGAAGCAGCAGAGAAAGGAATAGTGGAGCCTATTTTAGTTGGAGACATTGAAAAAACAAAAGAAATAGCAACTGAAAATAGATTAGATATAGAGAAATATGAAAAAATTGATGCTCCTAGTTTAGAAGAGTCAGCAAAAGTAGCTGTAAAGTTAGTAAGTGATAAAAAAGCTGATTTTTTAATGAAAGGTTTAATTGATACATCTATTCTTTTAAAAGAAGTATTAAATAAGGATTATGGACTAAGAACTGATAGTTTACTAAGTCATGTAATGGTTTATGAAGTACCTACATATCACAAATTATTAGCATTAACTGATGGAGGAATGAATTTATTACCTAGTTTAGAGGACAAAGTGAAAATTCTAAAAAATACAATTGAAGTATGTAAAGCTTTAGGTAAAGATGTTATAAAAGTTGCAGTTTTAGCAGCAAAAGAGAAAGTAAATCCTAAAATGCCAGCTACTGTAGATGCTGATAAATTGAAGCAAATGGGGCAAGACAAAAAGTTTGGAGAAGAAGTTATAGTTGAAGGACCATTAGCCTTAGATTTAGCAGTTTCTAAAGAAGCTGCCAAAGTAAAAGGGGTAGAAAGTAAAGTGGCAGGAGATGCTGATGTATTATTAGTACCAAATATAGAAATGGGTAATGGTGTAGGAAAGAGTCTAACTTATTTTGCAAAAGGTAAATCAGCAGGTGTTATTATGGGAGCGAAAGCACCAGTAGTACTTGTATCTAGAGCTGATACACATGAATCTAAATTATACTCTATAGCTCTTGGTAGTTTAATAGCAAGTAATAATA